TCTGTGACCACTGGTACAGACGCTTCCTTCATTCTGTGACCACTGGTACAGACGCTTCCTTCATTCTGTGACCACTGGTACAGACGCTTCCTTCTTTCTGTGACCAATGGTACAGACGCTTCCTTCATTCTGTGACCACTGGTACAGACGCTTCCTTCTTTCTGTGACCACTGGTACAGACGCTTCCTTCATTCTGTGACCACTGGTACAGACGCTTCCTTCTTTCTGTGACCACTGGTACAGACGCTTCCTTCATTCTGTGACCACTGGTACAGACGCTTCCTTCATTCTGTGACCACTGGTACAGACGCTTCCTTCATTCTGTGACCACTGGTACAGACGCTTCCTTCATTCTGTGACCACTGGTACAGACACTTAATTCTGTGACCACTGGTACAGACACATTCCTTCATTCTGTGACCACTGGTACAGACACTTCCTTCATTCTGTGACCACTGGTACAGACACTTCCTTCATTCTGTGACCACTGGTACAGACGCTTCCTTCATTCTGTGACCACTGGTACAGACACCTTCCTTCATTCTGTGACCACTGGTACAGACACCTTCCTTCATTCTGTGACCACTGGTACAGACGCTTCCTTCATTCTGTGACCACTGGTACAGACACCTTCCTTCATTCTGTGACCACTGGTACAGACACCTTCCTTCATTCTGTGACCACTGGTACAGACACTTCCTTCATTCTGTGACCACTGGTACAGACGCTTCCTTCATTCTGTGACCACTGGTACAGACGCTTCCTTCATTCTGTGACCACTGGTACAGACTCTTCCTTCAATCTGTGAGCGCTGGTGCAGACACTTCCTTCAATCTGTGAGCTCTGGTACAAACACTTCCTTCATTCTGTGAGCCTCTCCATCAGGGACACCGAAGGCGTCAAAATACACATTTATCACCAGTCTAACTtatccttcccaaattttgtttgTGAAGAGAGTGTGTGAATCACAGACAAAATTTTATCTGTGTAGAGAAGCGTCGTCCACTCCTGTGTGTCATCTTAGCTCGAGAAGAGTGAGGTTATTGTTGACTAaacaacacactagaagatgaagagacgacggcgTTTTGgtcccgttctggaccattatcaagtcgattgaccaTTATGACGTCTACCATCACAATCCTTCCGTACAAACgtggtcgtctcttcatcttgtagtgtgtggtttggtcaacacttcCTCAGCCACCTTATTGTGACTCAACATCTGTGTGAGGTTATTGATGCTCTGCCGGGCATCAATAATCTCGGTGATGTTTGTATTTTCTTGTTTTCTTGTGGGAATAATGGTTTGGGTTCAATGTCTAATGCTtacttgttttttttttacactcgatactaccaccatcaccacaattttCACTATCGCCGtatccactaccacaactactattACTGTCATCACTATTAATACAATCAATATAATTTCCATCAACATCAACCACACTATCATCTCTACCGATCtcgtcaccatcactaccaccaacaccacaacctttaCTACCATCTcgctaccattaccaccaccattatcacaacCAACTGAACATCTTCCTACAACTCACCatctcactaccatcaccaactcGCTATATCATTACCATCACCATCTCACCACATCACTATCATTACCACTATACCATCACACGGCATCGTTACATCACCTtccaacctgcaccaccaccgctatacaccgccacactaccacaacatatCTACAGTCGTGTGCATTGCTCAGTACGAGTCTGGCTTCAACACCAAGGCTCTTAACGTCAACAGCAACGGCAGTAAGGACTACGGCATCTTCCAGCTCAACAACCAGTACTGGTGCTTGGACAGCAGGGGCGGCAAGAATGTCTGCAAGATGGCGTGCTCAAGTAAGAGTGTTATTCTTTtggtgtgggcttcaggagataggttcggtgtgatatcaacttttaggtctttctctctccatccgtacccaaccacttggggtggacagtagagcgacggtctcgcttcatgcaggtcggcgttcaatccccgaccatccacgttgttgggcaccattcctttccccccgtcccatcccaaatccttatcctgaccccttccaagtgctatatagtcctaatgACTTGgccctttcccctgatagttcaattcaatTCTCTCTATCCGTTTCGTGGAGACTTTGTCTCCAATTGTGTAtgttgtgtctggtctcctgttccctccgtctagtttcattaccttacatttacttgggttgaactctagTAACCATTAGTTGGACCAGTCCATCAATttgcctaggtcatcttgtagcctcttgctaTCTTCGTCGGccataatcctcctcataatatttgcatcatcagcaaatattgagaggaactaATCTATTCCCCccagaagatcatttacatataccagaaactggatagctccaaggactgaaccctataGGACTCCACTGGCAAAACATCCTCACtctgaaacctcacccctcacagtgacacgttgtcttctgttacttatgtACTTCCTTATCCAATGAAGCACATTCCTTTTTACTGCTGCCTGAATCTCCAGCTTGTTCACTATTCTCTTATtgggtactgtgccaaaggctttcagGCAATtaaaaatatgtagtctgcccacccAATCTTTCTTGCCTGCTCACACAATTCAGTTAATCCTATGAGGCAAGATTTGCTAGCCCTGAACACATGCTGATGATGTGTTATAaatttctttcgctccagatgttcaagTAGTTTTTTTCGCAAACTCCtcttcattaccttgcatggtatgcaagttaaggacactagcctgttgctcagtgcctcctgtctttcACCATTTTTGTTTATCGGgaatacattagccgtcttccaaatttttgccaGTTCTCCTGTTACCAGTTATTTGTTATACACCAAATATAGAGAGCAGCATGCATAGAATTATGCAACTTCTTTTAGTATACATTGTgaaattttagtatccatggtgatattacagacctacagcctttgtcacatccatctcAAGCAAATGCTTCCTTACTCCCCGCTGGTAGTTTCAAATACCTCCAAAGGTGCCTTGTTAGATATTCCTTCCCTTATCtccggaacttctccttgctgtgAATTTATACATCACATTGTGttgtataaattcttcaatttatGAATCACAACGTGTGATATATAAATTGAAGAAACCACTTATAAATCCGAAAATTAAGCTTCACTATAAATCATTACGGAAAATATGTAAATGAATGAATAATGAAGTGATTTCGAAATCAAACTCATTGTCAGATTACAGTAATATTAAATTTATGGGTGCTTGAAGTTATGTGTCTCAAGCTCACTGGCTCCCAACTCGGGTCCATGGACCCCGAGAGGTCCATGGAAAAATTTCAAGAGTTCCATGGGACTAATACTATGTACTGCATTGTACTCTTAGCAAAATATTACAACTTAAGTGAGTTGAACTGAATGTCTCTTGCTATCATCTACAAACAATTTTATTTGGGAATAAGAGTGCAGGGCTTGTGTCTTGACTGTATGTATTTGTCTCAGCGATGGCTGCTGTCACTTTTGCTGGCTCCATCTATTTTATTGCAGAGCTTCACAGATGTGAACGTGGTTGTCAGGGTTCACTGCTATGAACGTGGATGTAAGGCTTAACAGTTGTGAATTTGGCTGAAATGGTTCACAGCTGTGAACGTGGTTGTAAGGGTTCACAGCTGTGAACGTGGTTGTAAGGGTTCATAGATGTGAACGTAGATGTAAGGGTTCACAGCAATGAGCGTCGATGCAAAAGTAGGAATGGTACATGAAAGGGAGGGATCCACTGATGTAGGTTACCTGGAAATAGGTCACGCAATGATTGCTGTTTTCCACAAGTCAACGGATCGTTTTCAATTATTTTTGAAGACATTTTgtagaaatatttaataattgacttatatTTGGCTTGTCACACAATGTTAAATAAATCACATAAACCATATAAATTTAGATTTTTCTTTTAAGGATAGTGTGCCTAATTTTGTCTTACAATTCATATAAATGCACAGCATCAATACAAGTGATGTACTGTGGGTTTGTGTCTCCACCTTTACCCACAATCCACTTAGATTGGTCGATTCGGATTGCTTAAGCGTATGGTCATGGCTGCTGAACTCCTTCCCCCATATCCCTATCCTCTCCAATTGATTTATTTAACTCTCTCTAGTGCTTTATTGCCATACTGGCTTAACGCTTCTTCCCCTAACCATTTTCCTTTATTCACTGTGACCATTGTTAAATTGCACAATATTTTAATACTTAAATTCCTGGTCCGAGGATGTGCATTTTGTAATAATTTAATAACGGTATTTACAAATATCAGGTGTAGGCGCATGACGTGATGTGCGATCGAGGGTAATTTTATCCTTATCTTGGTGATTGACCCTAAATGTCCATTTCAGATCTACTGAACGACAACCTGTCAGATGACGTGAGATGTGCACGGACCATCGTCAGGGAAACAGAGAGTTGGAAGGGCAAGGGGACCGGATTCACAGCTTGGTTAGTAGGGGTAACTTTTCTAGAGCATTGCCTGGATGCCGTTTCTCAGATTTATTGCCCGTGGCAGTTTTAGTTTTATTCCATATTATTTTGCAAAATTAATTGTAATTATTGACATTTTGGTaaaaatcttgcattttcttcctgaCGATCAGGGCGGCCTACGTGACTCACTGTCAGAACCGCAACTTGGACGTGTACATGTCCGAGTGCTGGCGTAGTGGTTGACAGAGAACGAGGCCgcggaggtggtgggggtgactcGCCTATACCTTCTGACTTCACCGACACGCTTCTGTTACTGAAATGCCTCACGGCCATATATGTTTTATAAAATGTTTACGTTTTACCTTACTGACATGTTTCCTTAAATTTAAATGTCACCTAATGTGAACAATAGTTATATTGTTCAGGCTACTCTTATTTCTCAAATATTAGACtacaataataaataattataaaaatggCTGAATGCTTTAGGAATGACAACTCTGCAGATAAAATGCGACATGTCTGAGCTTGAAATATTTAAGAATATAAACAAGCTAAATAACCTAGACACATTAAACATTAAAATAAATATGGACTTATTTTAATGGAACGTTAAGTAATGTTTAATGTAGTAATGTAATGTTTTGTAACCTAAATATCGGTTTACGTAACCGATATTTAGGTTAGGTAAACATCTTTCTCAAGAGGCCAAATATGACACCCAATTTGAGGCAATAATATCAAGCTTGCACTCCCACAACGCATAATAAAGAACACCAGATATTTTTTCAATCATAAGTTTACCTCTCAACACCATTGGGGTTGGTAACTCTGAAAGTATTTCCTCCGTGTGTAAAAGATATATGCTGTTTTCCCCATTATTTGTTCAACGTAAAATCGATTTCAGCATATAAAAGTACATTCAATATAGACTTAAATGTAATCACAATGATATATCTTACACGGTTGGTGGAGTGCACAGCAATGTCGCTTCAGCTGTCTTTAATGAAAGATTTGTTAGGAATTTTCATTAATCTGTAGAAACATATGTTAAATAATTTTATTGTATGACATTTTTCAAAAGAAGGGCATAATGTTTCAGTGAAATGACTGAGTAAACAATGATAATGTAACCTTTGACATATTATATTACCCGGTAGAGAGTAAATGATCATATGTATATAATTTTAAAAATTTATTTCCAATGTAATTTTGACGTGTATTTCTCCCAAGGAGAAAGCTGTGCATGTTAGGAGAAAGTTGATTTTTTATATACGACATTACTCTGCTGAGAATAGTCCTTGCAAGAAAAGAAAGTGGTTATTTAGTTGTGAAGTGTCTGGTGTGCACCCATCTGGACAACTGTGTCCAAGCATGAAAACCTCATCCTCAGAAGGGCAcatctgctttggagaaagtttaaCACAGCGtcaaaaatcatcccagaactaaGTCGACTCTCAGACCAGGATCGGTTGAGGGCCAAAGGGCCTAAACAGCACtgtaaaccagacatgacaaaACTGATCTCATTGATACCTTTAAAACATATCAAAGGATATTAATCCAGACCTCTTCTCCTAAAGGTCAACTGTATCACAGTTTCAAGCACCAACAAGCCTCAATtatggacagaaaacaggagatactATGTCACCCATGGAGTCATAAACTCATGGAACTACCTACCCGTCCGAGTCGTTACTGCAAAGACATTACTTCATATCAAATTGGAAAAAAATACTCAGgaataaggagggggggggggcctttgacaagctgccaccATCCTGTCTCCGTCGAGGCACAAGAGATGGTAGCTTTCAGGTATAAAGATAATGAGGGCCCTGAGTCCATTGGCCCAGCTGGACTTTGTCTATATAGTTCAACTAGAAAACTCTTAGGTATGTTGAGATTTAGAAGTCTCGAAGAATTGTATATGCCATCGTCTCCAGGAAAGTTGCCCTGCTTTTTTGTGCATTTCGTTCCAACGAAGAGATGGCATATACATACACAAGACCTAGTACAATATTATTTGGAAACAAACCATCAAGCTTAATACACCCTCAGGTAGATTACGTAAACATTGATATTAAAGAGTTTGAAAGTTTTTGGCTTGTGCATAGACGAGAGTTAACTTCAGTATTCGCATACACCACATAATCAAAAAAGATCTAAACTGTTAGTTTaaaaaattatatactatatctctcACTCTGTTCTTCTCACACTATATTACTCGC
This genomic window from Procambarus clarkii isolate CNS0578487 chromosome 26, FALCON_Pclarkii_2.0, whole genome shotgun sequence contains:
- the LOC123756946 gene encoding lysozyme C-like; protein product: MRVLAWWRVLAVVAVLAGTCSEKVFTKCGLASLLEKTYGLNRDVVKRFVCIAQYESGFNTKALNVNSNGSKDYGIFQLNNQYWCLDSRGGKNVCKMACSNLLNDNLSDDVRCARTIVRETESWKGKGTGFTAWAAYVTHCQNRNLDVYMSECWRSG